Genomic segment of Macellibacteroides fermentans:
TAAATTTCTTTTAATTCAACGTTAATTTCATCGAGATTAATGGTGTTGGCACTCCAGATTTCATCTTTTTCCAATCCCAGCCAGTCCCTATATTCTCCAGCTTCTTCACTGTCAGGCATTGTTCGGAAAACATTTTTCATTTCTTCATACCCATAGCATCCACCGCAATCTTCGGGCGGACAGCTACCCTTACCCGAAAGACAAATAGCTTCTTTACGTTTGTTGTCGGAAACGGCTTCTAAGGTTATTTCATGAACCCAATTGTCTCCAAAATCATATACATATAAAAGTTTACGAATATTATCTGTAAATACTTTAGACAACTTAACTTTTGATGCATCCAAAGTCTTAACACCAAAATCAAAATCATCTTCAGAGGGGATCGCAATACGAATACTACCTTGATACTCTTTATCCTCAAACTCAAATAAATGATAATCATCCCAGCCGAAAACGGTTTGTATCACACTATGAAATTGCAGAAACGTAAAATTTGCCGGAACAATAACTTTCCTCCATACCGGAGGCTTGGATATGCCTTTAATCTGAATCTTAAACTGATATTCCATAATTTTACAGAATTAATGGTTTATGCTTTCAAAAATACAATATTGACTTAATATTTTGACATATTAGATATAAATATTATCTTCTTTCTTTAATTAAAGCAAACTGCTATCTAAAACAGACCTTTTGAGGAGGTTAAAGCTCCGAAACTAGTATAATAGAGGAAGTCTCTGATGATGAGCTATCTGGTGCTGCGTCAGCTATTTTGGGAACATGGAATTCTGTAAATCAAAATAATGTATCTTTACAAAATATTTCTGATATAGTTTATTCAAAAGGAAAAGGATATCTGAATATCAAAACGTATCCCACTGTTATTGTATCAGATAGATGTAAAGAAATTTTAAACCGGTCTCTGTATCTGCTGTCAGTCTCAGAATACTTTTTTTGAAGCTGCTTGGCTAGATGCCAACGCTCAATCAATTATTCATCACCGCAGTCGTATATCTCTCCGGCAAGCATTTTTTCTCGTTCTGTCATTATTATAATCCGATTTTACGGGTTCTATTTCCCATTAAATATTTTCTGCTAAATGAGAAAACTAATCCCCACAAAGAAACAAAGTTAATTTATAGGGAAAAGATATTTATGTATTGATATTCTTTTAAAATATAATAATTAAAAATTAACATAGGGAAGTTATCATTAATTGGATATACTTAAACACAATTATGTTAAAATAAAACAAATAAACTCTATAAAATATAAACTTACTAATTATATCAAAAATGAAACTATCTTTGCCATCAATTGTTTTATTAATTAACTTAATTTTAAACTTTAAAAATTGAAAAAATTATTTATTTTGCTATCTTTATCTATTTTAGCACTTTACACTTCTTCTTGTCAAAATAGCGCTGAAGAGATACTACAATCAACAGAAGCATCAGAATTTTCAGAAGACAAATTTACTCAAAAAGGGTCTTATTTAGAATTTAACAATGAGGAGGCGTTTTTAGATATTTTTAATAGGATCCTATCTAATACATATTCTATCCAAAAGTCACCATCTCTAAATAACTTTATGTCGCTAGAAAATAAATACAAACTAGCTAATGAATCCGATCCACTTGTATCATCAAGTAAGACAAAGGTCTATAGTGACGCAACTGAAGAATTTGGAAATGTCGAAATTATTGAAAATCGAGTAGGAAGTGTAACGCTTTCAGAACTACTTAATGAAGAAGGTGTAATTAAAATTGGAAAACGTATATACAAATTTGAAGGGAATTATGCATATATAATAAATGACGGGAATGAAAACACTCTAAAAAGATTATTAGGAGGAGAACAGTATTCAAATCTAGAAAATATTTCTTATCAAAAAGTTATTCACCCCTTAATTATTCAAGAAGATTTAATCACCAAAAGCTCATCTGGAGGAGAATATGAAAGAAGCCCCATTTTTATCACGACTAATGATAGTAAACGAAGAGAGCATATAAAATTCAATCCTTATCTTTTAGTTATAGACAATGCACAAACAGAAATTGTAATAGAAATGGAAGGCAGGGCTCAAAAGAAACAATTATTTGGAATATGGGGCACTACTTTTAGCGATGAAATGGTTTGGGGCGAAATTCACTTAAACAGTGGTTCGTGGCATTACAATCAGCCTCCAGCAGGAGGAATGGATATACCGCAAGGAACAAATTATTTTACAACAGGACTTAAAGCAAGAACGATAGGTGCAAGATTCTGTGGTTGGGCCCAAAAATTAGGCAACACTGGAGGTGTTAGTGCTGTAAAAGCGAGTATCACTTTCAAAGCTAAGAAAAGTGAGTTTCAGCCTACAGATTGGGCAGGTATATACACAAATAACTACACAAGTATAACAAAATAATCATAGCGCTATGAAACAGATCATTTATTTTCTTCTTTTTATAATTATACCGATATCTAACATTTCATCACAAGAAAACAAATCTCGTTTTGGAGCTGAGGTAGATTTTATTCCCTGGTATTTTGACACCTTTTCCAGACAAACACCTATGTTTACGGTTTCGGGATTTATTGGTGGGTATTATGAGCACTTCTTTTCAAACTCCATTAGTTTAAAAACAACGGCAGGAATCCATAATGCTACCTATAAATGGTTTGAAAATAGCACGTACGGAGGAAAAAAAGTAAGATCATGGCAAACTATGTTAGAGCTAAAAGTAGAACCAAGATTTTACTTTTGGGACAATCAACAAAAGTGGGGAAACCTTTTTGCTGGACTTCCTCTCTCGATAGAAACAGGCCCTTTTCAAAATAATCCATACAAAGATATTTTTCAAACACCAACAATAAGAGCAATACCTATTATTGGATATCAATATTACTTCACCAATCATTTTTTTGTTGAAGCAAATGCAGGTCTGGGATGGAGACATGATAGTTACCCAACACAAAGTTCAAATGATCTTGATTATTTGCTCGGACTTCGTTTTGGATTATCCTTTTGAGGCTTATAAAGTAAATAACAACTTAATTAAAGGGCTGCCCAACAAGCTTGG
This window contains:
- a CDS encoding plasmid pRiA4b ORF-3 family protein, which encodes MEYQFKIQIKGISKPPVWRKVIVPANFTFLQFHSVIQTVFGWDDYHLFEFEDKEYQGSIRIAIPSEDDFDFGVKTLDASKVKLSKVFTDNIRKLLYVYDFGDNWVHEITLEAVSDNKRKEAICLSGKGSCPPEDCGGCYGYEEMKNVFRTMPDSEEAGEYRDWLGLEKDEIWSANTINLDEINVELKEI
- a CDS encoding DUF3575 domain-containing protein, which translates into the protein MKQIIYFLLFIIIPISNISSQENKSRFGAEVDFIPWYFDTFSRQTPMFTVSGFIGGYYEHFFSNSISLKTTAGIHNATYKWFENSTYGGKKVRSWQTMLELKVEPRFYFWDNQQKWGNLFAGLPLSIETGPFQNNPYKDIFQTPTIRAIPIIGYQYYFTNHFFVEANAGLGWRHDSYPTQSSNDLDYLLGLRFGLSF